From [Flavobacterium] thermophilum:
TTTTTGACGAGAATCCGCTTCCTCACTTCTTGACGAGCCGGGCCGAGCACGTACTCGCCCGCCTGGGCCAGCGGGCCGCCGATAATGACCGCCTCCGGGTTGTACGCATAAATCACCTGCAGCAGCCCGATGCCGAGATAGCGGCCCGTTTCTTCCAAAATGCGCGCCAGCTGGGCATCGTTTTCGGCCGCCAGCGCCATCGCGGCGATGGAAAAGCGGTCGTCCAGCCACTCCGAACGGCCTTCTTCGGCCAAACGGCGTTCAATATATTTTTGTGAAGCGTACATTTCCCAGCAGCCGGTATTGCCGCAAGTACAGCGGACGCCGTTGACATCGATCGTATGATGGCCGATCTCGCCCGCTAGCCCGTTCACCCCGCGATACAGCTGATGATGAAGGACGACGCCGGCGCCGATGCCGATGCCGGCGCTAATATACACAAAATGGGCAAACTCCTTGCCGGCGCCGAACCATTTTTCGCCAAGCGCCGCCAGTTTCGCCTCGTTTTCCACAATAACCGGATATTGCGGCCATCGCTTTTGCAAGGCCGATGCCAACGCCACATCGCCCCAACGCAAGTTCGGCGCAAAAATCACCGTCCCGCTTTCCGTATGGACAACGCCCGGCACCCCGATGCCGATTCCCATTACGCCGTACGGCGTCGTCGGCGCCCGGCGGACCGCGGCTTCAACCAATTCGGCCATCTCGCCGACAATCGCCTCCTGCCCTTCGGACGGGCGGAACGAACGCCGCTGCTCCCATATGATTTCAGCATTTAAGTTCGTCACCACGGCGTACAAATAGTTAACGCCGAGCTCGACGCCGACAAGCGAACCGGCGTCGGCATTAAAGCGGAGCATGAGCGGCCGGCGTCCGCCTGTGGAGACGCCGATGCCGCTTTCATGGACAAAATGCTCGGCGATCAGCTCATCGACGAGCGCTGAAACCGTCGCTTTATTCAGTCCGGTCGTTTTCGCAATATCGGCGCGTGAAATCGGGTGTTGGTCGCGGATCAATTTCAGGACGAGCTGTTTATTTATTTTT
This genomic window contains:
- the glkA gene encoding Glucokinase, giving the protein MRTGNITLVKKINKQLVLKLIRDQHPISRADIAKTTGLNKATVSALVDELIAEHFVHESGIGVSTGGRRPLMLRFNADAGSLVGVELGVNYLYAVVTNLNAEIIWEQRRSFRPSEGQEAIVGEMAELVEAAVRRAPTTPYGVMGIGIGVPGVVHTESGTVIFAPNLRWGDVALASALQKRWPQYPVIVENEAKLAALGEKWFGAGKEFAHFVYISAGIGIGAGVVLHHQLYRGVNGLAGEIGHHTIDVNGVRCTCGNTGCWEMYASQKYIERRLAEEGRSEWLDDRFSIAAMALAAENDAQLARILEETGRYLGIGLLQVIYAYNPEAVIIGGPLAQAGEYVLGPARQEVRKRILVKKESEPSITASKLKEKSCAIGAAASVLEAVVLPPEFETAP